Proteins found in one Chloroflexota bacterium genomic segment:
- a CDS encoding glucose 1-dehydrogenase, translated as MGRLRGKAALITGGGTGIGRAIALRFAAEGARVVIAQRNAEALNATVAEIEADGGWALAVPTDITQTDQVLALIDQAIEATGRLDILVNNAGRTGRAGAFLEVDLDVWRDFIETNLTGPFVIAQAVARHMVSAAIPGRIINTGSVDSFASEMQAAPYAASKGGLLMLTRSMAIELGGHGIAVNLLAPGPILVDKNAPRYQDPALVAKRTEAIPLGPFGRVEDVAAAALFLASDECQYVTGSAITIDGGTLAKAHF; from the coding sequence ATGGGAAGACTTCGAGGCAAAGCCGCGCTGATCACGGGAGGCGGCACCGGGATCGGTCGCGCTATCGCCCTGCGCTTCGCGGCGGAGGGCGCGCGCGTCGTCATCGCGCAGCGCAACGCCGAGGCGCTCAACGCGACGGTCGCCGAAATCGAGGCGGACGGCGGTTGGGCCCTGGCGGTCCCGACCGACATCACGCAAACTGACCAGGTCCTCGCGCTGATCGATCAGGCGATCGAAGCGACCGGCCGGCTCGATATCCTGGTCAACAACGCCGGCCGCACGGGCCGCGCCGGGGCGTTTCTGGAAGTCGATCTCGATGTCTGGCGCGACTTCATTGAAACCAACCTCACCGGCCCGTTCGTCATCGCGCAGGCGGTGGCGCGCCACATGGTGTCGGCCGCAATCCCGGGCCGGATCATCAATACCGGCTCGGTGGACTCGTTCGCCTCCGAGATGCAGGCCGCGCCCTACGCCGCCAGCAAGGGCGGCCTGCTGATGCTCACGCGCAGCATGGCGATCGAGCTCGGCGGGCACGGCATCGCGGTCAATCTGCTGGCGCCGGGCCCGATCCTGGTGGACAAGAACGCCCCGCGCTACCAAGACCCGGCACTGGTAGCCAAGCGCACGGAAGCCATTCCGCTAGGTCCCTTCGGACGGGTCGAGGACGTGGCCGCCGCGGCGCTCTTCCTGGCCAGCGACGAGTGTCAATACGTGACCGGAAGCGCCATCACCATCGACGGCGGCACCCTCGCCAAGGCGCACTTCTAG